The Amycolatopsis mongoliensis genome includes a window with the following:
- a CDS encoding nitroreductase/quinone reductase family protein, whose translation MILLTTTGARTGRPHRIPLGALDIGGRLVVVASAMGAPKHPAWYHNIRRNPLVTVETDAETFEAMAALPPDRDALFAEVVAREPGFADYQAKTARVLPVVELHRLDAVRRMGDWLVEVHDWLRAELRDLRDGGSKRLSTRCSGFCTALTRHHTGEGAAIFPMLAARFPALAPALDKLGEDHVVVARLQEEIQRLVDEETDPARLRTEFDRLASALDDHFAYEERTLVTALNALLPAPG comes from the coding sequence TTGATCCTGCTCACCACGACCGGTGCCCGTACGGGCCGGCCGCACCGCATTCCCTTGGGTGCCTTGGACATCGGCGGCCGCCTGGTCGTCGTCGCTTCGGCGATGGGCGCGCCGAAGCACCCGGCCTGGTACCACAACATCCGCCGCAACCCGCTGGTCACCGTGGAAACCGACGCGGAGACGTTCGAAGCGATGGCCGCGCTCCCGCCGGACCGCGACGCGCTGTTCGCCGAGGTCGTCGCGCGCGAACCGGGGTTCGCGGACTACCAGGCGAAGACGGCTCGCGTGCTGCCGGTCGTGGAGCTGCACCGGCTCGATGCCGTGCGCCGCATGGGCGACTGGCTCGTCGAGGTGCACGACTGGCTGCGCGCCGAGCTGCGAGACCTGCGCGACGGTGGGTCGAAGCGCCTGAGCACGCGGTGTTCCGGCTTCTGCACCGCTCTCACCCGCCACCACACCGGGGAAGGCGCGGCGATCTTCCCGATGCTCGCCGCGCGATTCCCGGCACTCGCGCCGGCGCTGGACAAGCTCGGCGAGGACCACGTCGTCGTCGCGCGGTTGCAGGAGGAGATCCAGCGGCTCGTCGACGAGGAGACCGATCCGGCCCGCCTGCGGACGGAGTTCGACCGGCTGGCGTCCGCTTTGGACGACCACTTCGCCTACGAGGAGCGCACGCTCGTCACCGCGCTGAACGCCCTCCTGCCCGCGCCCGGCTGA
- a CDS encoding TIGR03620 family F420-dependent LLM class oxidoreductase — protein MTSVVNLGTFGVFLSPHRDDVTRKQHAVAADKLGYGTAWLGTGRASISDLAFVEDILASTERITVATAIVNVWADAPEPLAEAYHRLADRYGKRLLLGIGVGHPESVTGYHSPYDTLVGFLDRLDAAGVPAEARVLAALGDRVLKLAGDRTAGAHPYLVPVAHTRHARSVLGAGKILAPEQKVVLGAPEEAREVGRAFIREPYLGLRNYVNNLLRHGYTDADVAGGGSDRLIDDLALHGTPEDVAKGLRSHVDAGADHVAVQVIGRSAEVEAENHRQLAEVLL, from the coding sequence ATGACAAGTGTAGTGAACCTCGGCACCTTCGGCGTGTTCCTGTCCCCGCACCGCGACGACGTGACCCGCAAGCAGCACGCCGTCGCCGCGGACAAGCTCGGCTACGGCACGGCCTGGCTCGGCACCGGGCGGGCCTCGATCAGCGACCTCGCCTTCGTCGAAGACATCCTGGCCTCGACCGAGCGGATCACCGTGGCGACGGCGATCGTGAACGTCTGGGCCGACGCGCCGGAGCCGCTCGCCGAGGCGTACCACCGGCTCGCGGACCGGTACGGAAAGCGCTTGCTGCTGGGGATCGGCGTCGGCCACCCCGAGTCCGTCACCGGGTACCACAGCCCGTACGACACGCTCGTCGGCTTCCTCGACCGGCTCGACGCGGCCGGCGTGCCCGCCGAGGCCCGGGTGCTCGCCGCGCTCGGCGACCGCGTGCTGAAACTGGCCGGGGACCGCACCGCGGGCGCGCACCCGTACCTCGTGCCGGTCGCGCACACGCGGCACGCGCGGTCGGTCCTCGGCGCGGGAAAGATCCTGGCCCCGGAACAGAAAGTCGTCCTCGGTGCTCCCGAGGAGGCCCGCGAAGTCGGCCGCGCCTTCATCCGCGAGCCCTACCTCGGGCTCCGCAACTACGTGAACAACCTGCTGCGCCACGGCTACACCGACGCCGACGTCGCGGGCGGTGGCAGCGACCGGCTGATCGACGACCTCGCGCTGCACGGGACACCGGAGGACGTCGCGAAGGGGCTGCGGTCCCATGTGGACGCGGGCGCCGACCACGTGGCCGTGCAGGTGATCGGCCGGTCGGCCGAGGTCGAGGCCGAGAACCACCGGCAGCTCGCCGAAGTGCTGCTCTGA
- a CDS encoding TetR/AcrR family transcriptional regulator: MAGRSSNATSTRDRLLLAAGQLLHEAQGGPVSTRAICERAGVQAPTLYHHFGSKQGLLDAVVNYGFTQYVQAPAPGGDPVDRIRAGWDRHVGYGLENPQFYVLLYGQIEPGVPCNLTSSAEAMLLELFTPLARDGRLRVEAAEAARQFAAANSGVTLSLIAQPEESRDLAMSTQVRESVLAGLLADRPAEGSSVGALAVALSTRLADDVDALTPTERQMLREWLHRLAG; this comes from the coding sequence ATGGCCGGACGATCGAGCAACGCCACCAGCACCCGCGACCGCCTGCTGCTGGCCGCCGGGCAGCTCCTGCACGAGGCGCAGGGCGGGCCGGTGTCGACGCGGGCGATCTGCGAACGCGCCGGCGTCCAGGCCCCCACGCTGTACCACCACTTCGGCAGCAAGCAGGGCCTGCTCGACGCCGTCGTGAACTACGGCTTCACGCAGTACGTGCAGGCCCCCGCGCCCGGCGGTGACCCGGTGGACCGGATCCGCGCGGGCTGGGACCGGCACGTCGGGTACGGCCTGGAAAACCCGCAGTTCTACGTGCTGCTCTACGGCCAGATCGAGCCGGGCGTGCCGTGCAACCTCACCTCGAGCGCCGAAGCGATGTTGCTGGAGCTGTTCACGCCGCTGGCGCGCGACGGCCGGCTGCGCGTCGAGGCGGCGGAGGCCGCACGGCAGTTCGCGGCGGCCAACAGCGGCGTCACGCTCAGCCTGATCGCGCAGCCCGAGGAGAGCCGCGACCTGGCGATGTCCACCCAGGTCCGCGAGTCGGTCCTGGCCGGGCTGCTGGCCGACCGGCCCGCCGAGGGCTCGTCCGTCGGCGCCCTCGCGGTCGCTTTGTCGACCCGGCTCGCGGACGACGTCGATGCCTTGACCCCGACCGAACGGCAGATGCTGCGCGAGTGGCTGCACCGGCTGGCCGGCTGA
- a CDS encoding phosphotransferase enzyme family protein yields the protein MAGSTANDRPFAELDRSGRTRRLRRLAEAALTAYDVPVARLTPLGRGLNTMFRVDGADGHRYVLRVQRADGPGAAQVRAEMAWLAALGRETDLVVPRPVPTRARDWITVVADPAVPEPRTCVLCHWVDGRFVDERLSAPQLYAVGEFAARLHLHGARMNGLDRGRVDDLTDFGRSQVDGFSDAVLDRAVALAGGDERVRAAAGRVRAVRAELGCGADVFGLVHGDLRQENYLFHRGRVRAIDFDDCGYGHYAYDLAVALDELKHLPQRDELREALLDGYRSVRPDAATTDPAVLNAFAGLRRVQLRLRA from the coding sequence ATGGCGGGCTCGACGGCGAACGACCGGCCGTTCGCCGAGCTCGACCGCTCGGGCCGCACGAGACGCCTGCGCCGGCTGGCCGAAGCCGCCCTGACCGCCTACGACGTGCCGGTGGCCCGCCTGACGCCGCTGGGCCGCGGGCTCAACACGATGTTCCGCGTCGACGGCGCCGACGGCCACCGGTACGTACTGCGCGTGCAGCGCGCGGACGGCCCGGGTGCCGCGCAGGTGCGGGCCGAAATGGCGTGGCTCGCCGCACTGGGCCGTGAAACCGACCTCGTGGTCCCGCGGCCGGTCCCGACGCGGGCTCGGGACTGGATCACCGTCGTCGCCGACCCGGCGGTGCCGGAGCCGCGCACCTGCGTGCTCTGCCACTGGGTCGACGGCCGGTTCGTCGACGAACGGCTCAGCGCCCCGCAGCTCTACGCGGTCGGCGAGTTCGCGGCGCGGCTGCACCTGCACGGCGCGCGGATGAACGGCCTCGACCGCGGTCGCGTCGACGACCTCACCGACTTCGGCCGCTCGCAGGTCGACGGCTTCTCCGACGCCGTGCTCGACCGGGCGGTCGCGCTGGCCGGTGGCGACGAACGGGTCCGCGCCGCCGCCGGGCGGGTGCGCGCGGTGCGGGCCGAGCTGGGGTGTGGCGCCGACGTCTTCGGCCTGGTCCACGGCGACCTGCGCCAGGAGAACTACCTGTTCCACCGCGGGCGGGTCCGGGCGATCGACTTCGACGACTGCGGGTACGGCCACTACGCGTACGACCTCGCCGTGGCGCTCGACGAGCTCAAGCACCTGCCGCAGCGCGACGAGCTACGGGAGGCCCTCCTGGACGGCTACCGGTCGGTGCGCCCGGACGCGGCGACGACCGACCCGGCGGTGCTGAACGCGTTCGCCGGGCTTCGCCGGGTGCAGCTGCGGCTACGGGCCTGA
- a CDS encoding pyridoxal phosphate-dependent aminotransferase has product MTTRGLFQQSTAHSPSFFSVARAMGQHADDLADFCIPCNPYFPTDEMFGELERNLRTILKFYPSDAGAITAQLASVLRLNPSTISPANGSTELITWIDRLLVDASIAVPIPTFGRWTDQPLETGKRVDMFLLKESDNFELRVDEYVDFIKRRGSRVAVLCNPNNPDGGYLSRREVIRFMDALDDLDLVVIDESFIDFVEVEMNPSVAAEAVVRPNVIVLKSLGKNFGLHGIRFGYQVSNPALTRKLSAALPKWNLNSLAETVIFMLAERRAEYEESLKKLALDRFMMNSQLNQFPELTVFPSQANFLLVKLPGSVDGAELCDYLLAEHHLLVRQCGNKIGMTSQFMRFGVRPDTEVERLVEGLRGVERLGGGGRHTPTIELVAHSREPERSIS; this is encoded by the coding sequence ATGACCACCAGAGGCCTTTTCCAGCAGAGCACCGCCCACAGCCCGTCGTTCTTCTCCGTGGCCAGGGCGATGGGCCAGCACGCGGACGACCTCGCGGACTTCTGCATCCCCTGCAACCCGTACTTCCCGACCGACGAGATGTTCGGCGAACTGGAGCGCAACCTCCGCACGATCCTCAAGTTCTACCCGAGCGACGCCGGCGCGATCACCGCGCAGCTGGCGAGCGTGCTGCGGCTCAACCCGTCGACGATCTCGCCGGCCAACGGTTCGACCGAGCTGATCACCTGGATCGACCGGCTGCTGGTCGACGCCAGCATCGCGGTGCCCATCCCGACGTTCGGCCGCTGGACCGACCAGCCGCTGGAAACCGGCAAGCGCGTCGACATGTTCCTGCTCAAGGAGTCCGACAACTTCGAGCTGCGCGTGGACGAGTACGTCGACTTCATCAAGCGCCGCGGCTCCCGGGTCGCGGTGCTGTGCAACCCGAACAACCCCGACGGCGGGTACCTGTCGCGCCGCGAGGTCATCCGGTTCATGGACGCCCTCGACGACCTCGACCTCGTGGTGATCGACGAGTCGTTCATCGACTTCGTCGAGGTCGAGATGAACCCGTCGGTGGCCGCCGAAGCCGTCGTGCGGCCGAACGTCATCGTGCTGAAGAGCCTCGGCAAGAACTTCGGGCTGCACGGGATCCGGTTCGGCTACCAGGTGTCGAACCCGGCGCTGACCAGGAAACTGTCCGCCGCGCTGCCGAAGTGGAACCTGAACTCGCTCGCCGAGACCGTCATCTTCATGCTCGCCGAGCGCCGCGCGGAGTACGAGGAAAGCCTGAAGAAGCTCGCCCTCGACCGGTTCATGATGAACTCGCAGCTGAACCAGTTCCCGGAGCTGACGGTGTTCCCGTCGCAGGCGAACTTCCTGCTCGTCAAGCTGCCCGGCTCGGTCGACGGCGCCGAGCTGTGCGACTACCTGCTCGCCGAGCACCACCTGCTGGTGCGCCAGTGCGGCAACAAGATCGGCATGACCAGCCAGTTCATGCGCTTCGGGGTGCGGCCGGACACCGAGGTCGAGCGGCTGGTCGAGGGATTGCGCGGGGTCGAGCGGCTGGGTGGCGGTGGCCGCCACACGCCGACGATCGAGCTCGTCGCGCACTCCCGCGAGCCGGAACGGTCGATCAGCTGA
- a CDS encoding YciI family protein: MYIALLTYTAPDTEVDYALPDHSDWLRKQFTKGVFLVSGKGNGAADHVILTRSVLRGRLDAILASDPFVIRRLARYEVIEFTATRTAQELLAINEALAS, translated from the coding sequence ATGTACATCGCCCTGCTGACCTACACAGCGCCCGATACAGAAGTCGACTACGCGCTCCCGGACCATTCGGACTGGTTGCGCAAACAATTCACGAAGGGAGTCTTCCTCGTTTCCGGAAAGGGCAACGGCGCGGCCGACCACGTGATCCTGACGCGCTCGGTGCTGCGCGGCAGGCTCGACGCGATCCTCGCCAGCGATCCGTTCGTCATCCGGCGCCTCGCCCGCTACGAAGTCATCGAGTTCACCGCCACGCGCACCGCTCAGGAGCTGCTGGCGATCAACGAGGCCCTCGCCTCCTGA
- a CDS encoding dihydropteroate synthase: MKTPDLVFRGRRLSSDRTLVLAAVQVLPEPDAAREAVLSAVEDGADLVGFAGTGVEPLVAWAREKFPDLVLAVDTADASVAAGCCAAGADLILARTDLTEVAARFGAGYAGSPVPDGPGFVLDVGVLRAAPSLPEDVPVLLEVAGDGTPAGLALAALAASAGAAIIRTRHVRETRHVTEMAASIAGTRPPAKAVRWE; encoded by the coding sequence ATGAAGACCCCCGACCTCGTCTTCCGGGGCCGCCGGTTGAGCAGTGACCGCACGCTGGTGCTGGCGGCGGTCCAGGTGCTCCCGGAGCCCGACGCGGCGCGGGAAGCGGTTCTGAGCGCCGTCGAGGACGGCGCCGATCTCGTGGGTTTCGCCGGAACCGGCGTCGAACCCCTGGTCGCGTGGGCGCGTGAAAAGTTTCCCGATCTCGTCCTGGCGGTCGACACCGCGGACGCCTCGGTGGCGGCCGGCTGCTGCGCGGCCGGCGCCGACCTGATCCTCGCGCGGACCGACCTCACCGAGGTCGCGGCGCGGTTCGGGGCCGGGTACGCGGGCTCGCCGGTACCCGATGGGCCCGGCTTCGTCCTGGACGTCGGGGTGCTGCGGGCGGCGCCGTCCCTGCCGGAGGACGTCCCGGTGCTGCTGGAGGTGGCCGGCGACGGGACGCCGGCCGGCCTGGCGCTGGCGGCGCTCGCGGCGTCGGCCGGGGCGGCGATCATCCGGACCCGGCACGTGCGCGAGACGAGGCACGTGACCGAGATGGCGGCGAGCATCGCGGGCACGCGCCCGCCGGCGAAGGCGGTCCGATGGGAGTGA